From Microcystis aeruginosa NIES-2549, a single genomic window includes:
- a CDS encoding ArsA family ATPase: protein MSLILTFLGKGGSGRSTIAIASAKKMAGLGSKVLLIGQDSGPAWGLLLKASPSSSITEIAPNLSVVQLSSTQLLEKSWEEVKELEKQYLRSPTLKNVYGQELGILPGMDQALALNFLREQHKSGNYDVIIYDGSGDINSLRMLGIPEVGSWYSRRFRQVFSDSEIGRTLSPFFQPIAAAVLNFSFNPDGLGQKGDNNILDEGRSALADPRRVLAYLVTNDDPIAIAEAKYLWGAAQQIGLNVGGVIFNRCQSATEDFAPLPAAILPDRQGEDWQELIADLPNFLTVQPPKPLIIDTAAAQVKVYLPGFEKKQVKLTQSGPELTIEAGDQRRNIDVPPPLTGRGVKGAKFQDGYLIISF from the coding sequence ATGTCCTTAATTTTGACCTTTTTGGGCAAGGGGGGCAGCGGTCGCAGTACAATAGCGATCGCTTCGGCAAAGAAAATGGCTGGTCTGGGGTCAAAAGTTCTCTTGATCGGTCAAGATTCCGGCCCTGCTTGGGGATTACTCCTCAAGGCCTCCCCTAGCTCCTCCATTACGGAAATTGCCCCTAATCTCTCGGTTGTGCAGCTTAGTAGTACACAGTTACTAGAAAAAAGTTGGGAAGAAGTCAAGGAATTGGAAAAGCAGTATTTGCGTTCTCCCACCTTGAAAAATGTTTATGGTCAAGAGTTGGGCATTTTACCCGGAATGGATCAAGCTCTAGCTTTAAATTTCCTGCGGGAACAGCATAAAAGCGGAAATTACGATGTCATCATCTACGACGGCAGCGGAGATATCAACAGTCTGCGAATGTTGGGGATTCCCGAGGTGGGTAGCTGGTATTCACGGCGTTTTCGGCAGGTTTTCAGCGATTCCGAGATCGGTCGCACCCTTTCCCCCTTTTTCCAACCGATTGCCGCTGCCGTGCTGAATTTCTCCTTTAATCCCGACGGTTTAGGTCAGAAGGGCGATAATAACATTTTAGACGAGGGGCGCTCCGCTTTAGCCGATCCTCGGCGAGTTTTAGCCTATCTAGTCACCAATGATGATCCAATTGCGATCGCAGAGGCCAAATATCTTTGGGGTGCGGCCCAGCAAATCGGTTTAAATGTGGGGGGAGTGATTTTTAATCGCTGTCAGAGTGCTACGGAGGATTTTGCCCCGCTGCCGGCGGCGATTTTACCGGACCGTCAAGGAGAAGATTGGCAGGAGTTAATCGCCGATTTACCCAACTTTCTCACGGTGCAGCCGCCCAAACCGTTAATAATCGATACGGCAGCCGCTCAGGTCAAGGTTTATTTACCCGGATTCGAGAAAAAACAGGTAAAACTGACGCAATCCGGTCCAGAATTAACCATCGAAGCCGGGGATCAACGGCGTAATATTGATGTACCACCGCCTCTAACCGGACGAGGGGTAAAAGGGGCCAAATTCCAAGACGGTTACTTAATTATTTCTTTTTAA
- a CDS encoding DUF2862 domain-containing protein, with the protein MEIGQKVKVCRLRDRVNSDVAGKLGKVGVIKNFKMTDGSGVGAVVQFDDKTATWFFEDELKLI; encoded by the coding sequence ATGGAAATCGGGCAAAAAGTCAAGGTCTGTCGCTTAAGAGACCGCGTTAACTCGGATGTAGCGGGTAAATTGGGTAAAGTGGGTGTCATCAAAAATTTTAAGATGACCGATGGCAGCGGTGTTGGTGCTGTTGTCCAGTTCGATGATAAGACCGCTACTTGGTTTTTTGAGGATGAACTCAAACTCATCTAA